The following are from one region of the Vitis riparia cultivar Riparia Gloire de Montpellier isolate 1030 chromosome 9, EGFV_Vit.rip_1.0, whole genome shotgun sequence genome:
- the LOC117922491 gene encoding uncharacterized protein LOC117922491, translating into MLHTKSESDITSLAPSSPSRSPKRPVYYVQSPSRDSHDGDKSSSMHATPIYNSPMESPSHPSFGRHSRNSSASRFSGIFRSSSGRKGSRKRNDKGWPECNVIVEEGNYDELEHKGFSRRFQALIALTSFVLLFTVFCLIIWGASRPYKAEVTVKSLTVNNIYAGEGSDSTGVPTKMLTLNGSLRISVYNPATLFGIHVSSTPINLVYSEIVVATGQLKKYYQPRKSRRTVSVILEGTKVPLYGAGSSLAVSNNNNVVEYPFTLEFEIKSRGDVVGKLVRTKHKRKVSCPLVIDSIRTKPIKFKRDTCTYD; encoded by the exons ATGTTGCATACAAAATCAGAGTCCGATATCACTAGTTTAGCCCCATCTTCTCCTTCTAGGTCCCCCAAGAGGCCAGTGTACTATGTACAAAGTCCTTCAAGGGACTCCCACGATGGGGACAAGTCTTCATCAATGCACGCCACTCCAATCTATAATAGTCCTATGGAGTCTCCTTCACACCCTTCTTTTGGGCGCCACTCTAGGAACTCTTCTGCCAGTAGGTTTTCAGGGATTTTCAGGTCTTCTTCAGGGAGGAAGGGGAGCAGGAAAAGGAATGATAAGGGGTGGCCTGAGTGTAATGTGATTGTGGAAGAGGGGAATTATGATGAACTTGAGCACAAGGGGTTCTCTCGGCGGTTCCAGGCCTTGATTGCTCTCACTAGTTTTGTTCTTCTCTTCACTGTCTTTTGCCTGATTATATGGGGAGCAAGCAGGCCTTACAAAGCTGAGGTTACCGTGAAG AGCTTGACAGTGAACAATATCTATGCTGGGGAGGGCTCAGACTCCACTGGGGTCCCAACAAAGATGCTGACACTGAATGGATCATTGAGGATCAGTGTGTACAACCCTGCTACATTGTTTGGCATTCATGTCAGCTCCACCCCCATCAATCTTGTCTACTCAGAGATTGTTGTCGCAACTGGCCAG TTAAAGAAATACTATCAGCCCAGAAAGAGTCGAAGGACGGTGTCGGTGATCCTGGAAGGAACCAAGGTCCCCCTATACGGGGCTGGATCGAGTTTAGCAGTCTCCAACAACAACAATGTGGTTGAGTATCCATTCACATTAGAGTTTGAGATCAAATCAAGGGGAGATGTGGTGGGGAAGTTGGTGAGGACTAAGCACAAAAGAAAAGTGTCTTGCCCCCTAGTCATCGACTCTATCAGGACAAAACCCATCAAGTTCAAGAGGGATACATGTACATACGACTGA